In the Hordeum vulgare subsp. vulgare chromosome 7H, MorexV3_pseudomolecules_assembly, whole genome shotgun sequence genome, one interval contains:
- the LOC123407485 gene encoding protein S-acyltransferase 24-like isoform X1, whose protein sequence is MASEIEVLEDTTAAAAEVPLAAAAAEEGEALKDDVYTAAAYGDLEKLQRLVEAEGRPVGGTDASGYYALQWAVLNNRVAAAQYILEHGGDVNAVDHTGQTALHWSAVRGHIQVAELLLKEGAKVDAADLYGYQATHVAAQYGQTAFIYHIVAKWNAGPDVPDNDGRSPLHWAAYKGFADSIRLLLYLDAHRVRQDKEGCTPLHWAAIRGNLEACTVLVQAGKKDDLMVKDKTGLTPAQLAADKNHRQVAFFLDNARRVHDRGCNGNPTFAKLSKLGLAPLLWCIAVVLLATYMHSVIAGQYSMGMTAAFGLFAWSGVFVATAGLVMFYKCSRKDPGYISVNTRDSHNQRDDEPLLKMELDNPALLTGNWSQLCITCKIVRPVRSKHCSTCDRCVEQFDHHCPWVSNCVGKKNKWEFFMFITLEVIAMIITGSAAIIRTVSDPASPASFGDWLGYSVVYHTGAVSFFMMDLFIFFGVACLTGVQAYQIARNITTNEMANSMRYTYLRGPAGRFRNPFDHGVRKNCSDFLLNGYNEDVERLEHASHTDEEIGMIQMTSAVSQNGEGHSHHGNCDDHACTDSHANSNSHSQGSSSQCCDHSKKNDRTPFGLGLGLGRNSASRQYIRNLLPL, encoded by the exons ATGGCGTCGGAGATCGAGGTGCTCGAggacaccaccgccgccgcggcggaggtgccgttggcggcggcggcggcggaggagggggaggcgCTCAAGGACGACGTGTACACGGCGGCGGCGTACGGCGATCTGGAGAAGCTGCAGCGGCTGGTGGAGGCGGAGGGCCGCCCCGTGGGCGGCACCGACGCCTCCGGGTACTACGCGCTCCAGTGGGCCGTCCTCAACAACCGCGTCGCCGCCGCGCAGTACATCCTCGAG CATGGTGGAGATGTAAATGCTGTGGATCACACTGGGCAGACAGCACTTCACTGGAGTGCCGTACGCGGTCACATACAAGTTGCTGAACTACTTCTGAAGGAAGGAGCTAAGGTGgatgctgctgatttatatggttATCAG GCCACACATGTTGCAGCGCAGTATGGTCAGACGGCATTTATTTACCACATTGTTGCAAAATGGAATGCCGGTCCAGATGTCCCTGACAACGATGGAAGAAGCCCATTGCACTG GGCTGCTTACAAGGGGTTCGCAGATTCGATACGTCTTCTTTTGTATTTGGATGCTCATAGGGTGCGGCAGGATAAGGAAG GTTGTACTCCTTTACATTGGGCTGCTATCCGGGGTAATCTAGAGGCATGCACGGTGCTAGTTCAGGCTGGCAAAAAGGATGACTTGATGGTGAAAGACAAAACTGGTTTAACTCCAGCACAGCTTGCTGCTGATAAGAATCATCGACAAGTTGCATTTTTTCTT GACAATGCAAGAAGGGTACATGACAGGGGATGTAATGGGAATCCGACATTTGCAAAGCTATCGAAATTAGGGCTTGCTCCTCTTCTTTGGTGTATTGCTGTTGTATTGCTTGCTACATATATGCATTCTGTTATAGCAG GACAATATAGCATGGGTATGACAGCAGCATTTGGGCTATTTGCATGGTCTGGAGTTTTCGTTGCAACTGCTGGGTTGGTCATGTTCTATAAATGTAGCAG GAAAGACCCTGGCTACATCAGTGTGAATACAAGAGACTCACATAATCAAAGGGATGAT GAACCTTTGTTGAAGATGGAGTTAGACAATCCTGCACTTCTGACTGGTAACTGGTCACAGCTTTGTATAACCTGCAAA ATTGTCAGACCTGTTCGTTCGAAACATTGTTCTACATGTGATCGCTGTGTTGAGCAGTTTGACCATCACTGCCCCTGGGTATCTAATTGCGTTGGCAAG AAGAACAAATGGGAATTCTTCATGTTCATCACTCTAGAAGTAATTGCAATGATCATTACTGGTTCTGCTGCCATCATAA GGACTGTAAGTGATCCAGCTTCTCCAGCATCCTTTGGCGATTGGCTTGGCTATTCTGTTGTTTACCATACTGGGGCTGTTTCCTTTTTCATGATGgaccttttcattttctttggtgtTGCATGTCTAACAGGAGTTCAAGCATACCAG ATAGCAAGGAACATCACAACCAACGAGATGGCCAATTCCATGAGATACACTTATCTAAGAGGTCCAGCTGGCAGATTCAGAAATCCGTTTGACCATGGGGTGCGCAAGAACTGCTCAGATTTTTTGTTAAACGGGTACAATGAGGATGTTGAGCGGCTCGAGCATGCAtcacacactgacgaagaaatagGAATGATACAGATGACAAGTGCAGTCTCACAGAATGGTGAGGGGCATTCCCATCATGGTAATTGCGATGACCATGCTTGTACTGATTCACATGCCAACTCAAACTCTCACAGTCAAGGCAGTTCCTCTCAGTGCTGCGACCACAGCAAGAAGAATGACAGGACACCATTCGGCCTAGGGCTGGGCCTTGGACGAAACAGTGCTTCCCGGCAGTATATCCGGAATCTTCTTCCACTATGA
- the LOC123407485 gene encoding protein S-acyltransferase 24-like isoform X2, with protein sequence MASEIEVLEDTTAAAAEVPLAAAAAEEGEALKDDVYTAAAYGDLEKLQRLVEAEGRPVGGTDASGYYALQWAVLNNRVAAAQYILEHGGDVNAVDHTGQTALHWSAVRGHIQVAELLLKEGAKVDAADLYGYQATHVAAQYGQTAFIYHIVAKWNAGPDVPDNDGRSPLHWAAYKGFADSIRLLLYLDAHRVRQDKEGCTPLHWAAIRGNLEACTVLVQAGKKDDLMVKDKTGLTPAQLAADKNHRQVAFFLDNARRVHDRGCNGNPTFAKLSKLGLAPLLWCIAVVLLATYMHSVIAGQYSMGMTAAFGLFAWSGVFVATAGLVMFYKCSRKDPGYISVNTRDSHNQRDDEPLLKMELDNPALLTGNWSQLCITCKIVRPVRSKHCSTCDRCVEQFDHHCPWVSNCVGKSDL encoded by the exons ATGGCGTCGGAGATCGAGGTGCTCGAggacaccaccgccgccgcggcggaggtgccgttggcggcggcggcggcggaggagggggaggcgCTCAAGGACGACGTGTACACGGCGGCGGCGTACGGCGATCTGGAGAAGCTGCAGCGGCTGGTGGAGGCGGAGGGCCGCCCCGTGGGCGGCACCGACGCCTCCGGGTACTACGCGCTCCAGTGGGCCGTCCTCAACAACCGCGTCGCCGCCGCGCAGTACATCCTCGAG CATGGTGGAGATGTAAATGCTGTGGATCACACTGGGCAGACAGCACTTCACTGGAGTGCCGTACGCGGTCACATACAAGTTGCTGAACTACTTCTGAAGGAAGGAGCTAAGGTGgatgctgctgatttatatggttATCAG GCCACACATGTTGCAGCGCAGTATGGTCAGACGGCATTTATTTACCACATTGTTGCAAAATGGAATGCCGGTCCAGATGTCCCTGACAACGATGGAAGAAGCCCATTGCACTG GGCTGCTTACAAGGGGTTCGCAGATTCGATACGTCTTCTTTTGTATTTGGATGCTCATAGGGTGCGGCAGGATAAGGAAG GTTGTACTCCTTTACATTGGGCTGCTATCCGGGGTAATCTAGAGGCATGCACGGTGCTAGTTCAGGCTGGCAAAAAGGATGACTTGATGGTGAAAGACAAAACTGGTTTAACTCCAGCACAGCTTGCTGCTGATAAGAATCATCGACAAGTTGCATTTTTTCTT GACAATGCAAGAAGGGTACATGACAGGGGATGTAATGGGAATCCGACATTTGCAAAGCTATCGAAATTAGGGCTTGCTCCTCTTCTTTGGTGTATTGCTGTTGTATTGCTTGCTACATATATGCATTCTGTTATAGCAG GACAATATAGCATGGGTATGACAGCAGCATTTGGGCTATTTGCATGGTCTGGAGTTTTCGTTGCAACTGCTGGGTTGGTCATGTTCTATAAATGTAGCAG GAAAGACCCTGGCTACATCAGTGTGAATACAAGAGACTCACATAATCAAAGGGATGAT GAACCTTTGTTGAAGATGGAGTTAGACAATCCTGCACTTCTGACTGGTAACTGGTCACAGCTTTGTATAACCTGCAAA ATTGTCAGACCTGTTCGTTCGAAACATTGTTCTACATGTGATCGCTGTGTTGAGCAGTTTGACCATCACTGCCCCTGGGTATCTAATTGCGTTGGCAAG TCTGATCTATAG
- the LOC123412296 gene encoding pyrophosphate-energized vacuolar membrane proton pump, translated as MVAAAILPELATQLVVPVAAAVGIAFAVLQWVLVSKVKVAPEPRAEGGSASAAGGKDGATEYLIEEEEGLNDHNVVLKCAEIQTAISEGATSFLFTEYKYAGGFMTIFAVLIFVFLGSIEGFSTKSQPCHYSVGKTCKPALANAAFSTIAFVLGAVTSLVSGFLGMKIATYANARTTLEARKGVGKAFITAFRSGAVMGFLLAASGLFVLYVAINLFGLYYGDDWEGLFEAITGYGLGGSSMALFGRVGGGIYTKAADVGADLVGKVERNIPEDDPRNPAVIADNVGDNVGDIAGMGSDLFGSYAESSCAALVVASISSFGINHEFTPMMYPLLISSVGIIACLITTLFATDFFEVKEVDQIEPALKRQLIISTAVMTIGIALVSWLGLPYTFTIFNFGAQKTVHSWQLFLCVAVGLWAGLVIGFITEYYTSNAYSPVQDVADSCRTGAATNVIFGLALGYKSVIIPIFAIAFSIFLSFSLAAMYGVAVAALGMLSTIATGLAIDAYGPISDNAGGIAEMAGMSHRIRERTDALDAAGNTTAAIGKGFAIGSAALVSLALFGAFVSRAGITTVDVLTPNVFIGLLVGAMLPYWFSAMTMKSVGSAALKMVEEVRRQFNTIPGLMEGTAKPDYATCVKISTDASIKEMIPPGALVMLTPLIVGTLFGVETLSGVLAGALVSGVQIAISASNTGGAWDNAKKYIEAGASEHAKSLGPKGSDCHKAAVIGDTIGDPLKDTSGPSLNILIKLMAVESLVFAPFFATYGGILFKIL; from the exons atggtggcggcggcgatcCTGCCGGAGCTGGCCACGCAGCTCGTGGtgccggtggcggcggcggtcggCATCGCCTTCGCGGTGCTGCAGTGGGTGCTCGTCTCCAAGGTCAAGGTCGCCCCCGAGCCGCGCGCCGAGGGAGGGTCGGCCTCCGCCGCCGGCGGCAAGGACGGCGCCACCGAGTACctcatcgaggaggaggagggcctcaACGACCACAACGTCGTCCTCAAGTGCGCCGAGATCCAGACCGCCATCTCCGAAG GAGCAACCTCCTTCCTTTTCACTGAATACAAGTATGCCGGAGGATTCATGACCATTTTCGCGGTCCTGATCTTCGTCTTCCTTGGCTCCATCGAGGGGTTCAGCACAAAGAGCCAGCCTTGCCATTACAGCGTGGGCAAGACATGCAAGCCTGCTCTTGCTAATGCTGccttcagcacaattgcctttgTGCTAGGTGCGGTCACCTCTCTTGTGTCTGGTTTCCTTGGAATGAAGATTGCGACCTATGCGAATGCCAGGACAACTCTCGAGGCAAGGAAGGGTGTTGGGAAGGCGTTCATCACCGCTTTCCGCTCTGGTGCCGTGATGGGCTTCCTTCTTGCTGCAAGTGGCCTTTTTGTTCTTTACGTTGCAATCAACCTGTTTGGGCTTTATTATGGTGATGACTGGGAGGGTCTATTCGAGGCTATCACCGGTTATGGTCTCGGCGGTTCTTCCATGGCTCTTTTTGGCCGTGTAGGCGGTGGGATTTACACCAAAGCTGCTGATGTTGGTGCTGATCTTGTTGGGAAAGTAGAAAGGAACATCCCTGAGGATGACCCGAGGAACCCAGCT GTCATTGCAGACAATGTTGGTGACAATGTTGGAGATATTGCTGGAATGGGTTCAGATCTCTTTGGTTCCTATGCCGAGTCATCTtgtgctgctcttgttgttgcctCAATCTCTTCCTTTGGAATTAACCATGAATTCACCCCCATGATGTACCCACTCCTAATCAGCTCAGTGGGTATAATAGCCTGTTTGATAACAACTCTTTTTGCAACTGATTTCTTTGAGGTGAAGGAGGTAGATCAAATAGAGCCTGCCCTAAAAAGGCAGCTTATAATCTCCACTGCTGTGATGACCATTGGCATTGCACTAGTCAGTTGGTTGGGTCTCCCATATACCTTCACAATATTCAACTTTGGTGCCCAGAAGACTGTGCATAGCTG GCAACTATTTTTGTGTGTGGCTGTTGGTCTCTGGGCTGGCCTAGTCATTGGATTCATTACAGAGTACTACACAAGCAATGCATACAG TCCTGTGCAGGATGTCGCCGATTCCTGCAGAACTGGAGCTGCTACCAATGTCATCTTTGGTCTTGCTCTGGGATACAAATCAGTTATTATCCCTATCTTTGCCATTGCCTTCAGTATTTTCCTCAGCTTCAGCCTTGCTGCGATGTATGGTGTTGCTGTGGCTGCTCTTGGAATGCTCAGCACAATTGCTACTGGTCTTGCCATTGATGCCTATGGCCCTATCAGTGACAACGCTGGAGGCATTGCTGAAATGGCTGGCATGAGCCACAGAATTCGTGAAAGAACTGATGCTCTCGATGCTGCAGGAAACACAACTGCTGCCATTGGAAAG GGCTTTGCAATTGGCTCGGCTGCCTTGGTGTCCCTTGCTCTCTTTGGTGCCTTTGTGAGCCGTGCTGGGATCACGACCGTTGATGTCCTGACACCTAATGTCTTTATTGGGCTCCTTGTTGGCGCCATGCTCCCATACTGGTTCTCTGCAATGACCATGAAAAGTGTTGGAAGTGCGGCTCTCAAGATGGTGGAGGAAGTGCGGAGGCAGTTCAACACCATCCCTGGGCTCATGGAGGGCACCGCCAAGCCCGACTATGCGACATGTGTGAAGATCTCCACTGATGCGTCCATCAAGGAGATGATCCCACCGGGTGCTCTTGTCATGCTCACACCACTCATTGTTGGGACCTTATTTGGTGTTGAGACCCTCTCTGGTGTCCTTGCCGGTGCTCTGGTTTCTGGTGTTCAG ATTGCCATTTCGGCATCGAACACCGGTGGTGCATGGGACAACGCCAAGAAGTACATTGAG GCTGGCGCATCTGAGCATGCAAAGAGCCTGGGCCCGAAAGGCTCTGACTGCCACAAGGCCGCCGTGATCGGTGACACCATCGGGGACCCTCTCAAGGACACCTCGGGCCCCTCGCTCAACATCCTCATCAAGCTCATGGCGGTTGAGTCCCTCGTGTTCGCCCCCTTCTTCGCCACCTATGGAGGAATCCTCTTCAAGATTCTGTAG